The Thermodesulfatator atlanticus DSM 21156 genome has a segment encoding these proteins:
- a CDS encoding flagellar basal body-associated FliL family protein encodes MHRNYTLIAILIVLFLIGGLFVFGKQVKNFFLEPKKTKEIPSMLKALPFENKEKPIPKRNQLLLAKLKDNQIYLEKIIVSPKGAPRGAFVIFDLVIELKDKKIAKKLRTHDDLLRDEIVSTLAEKDWLDFQNADGLALIKKDLIATLRAKLGSHVARIYLIHFATGQQKGL; translated from the coding sequence ATGCACAGAAACTACACGTTAATAGCAATTTTGATCGTGCTTTTTTTAATTGGTGGGCTTTTTGTTTTTGGAAAGCAGGTAAAAAATTTCTTTTTGGAGCCCAAAAAGACAAAAGAAATTCCTTCGATGCTTAAGGCCCTTCCTTTTGAGAATAAAGAAAAGCCGATCCCAAAGAGAAACCAACTACTCCTTGCCAAGCTTAAAGACAATCAAATTTATCTTGAAAAGATAATTGTTTCCCCAAAAGGGGCCCCGCGAGGAGCCTTTGTAATTTTTGACTTAGTGATTGAATTAAAAGACAAAAAAATTGCTAAAAAACTGCGCACCCATGATGATCTCTTGCGTGACGAAATAGTCTCAACCCTTGCCGAAAAAGACTGGCTTGATTTCCAAAACGCCGATGGGCTTGCCCTCATCAAAAAAGACTTAATAGCTACTCTCAGAGCAAAACTAGGCTCACACGTGGCTCGCATCTACCTCATACATTTTGCCACCGGCCAACAAAAAGGCCTCTAA
- a CDS encoding tetratricopeptide repeat protein: MDEEKIQEKLKELHNKAQVPEEELDDETKARKWLEEAKVMWGQGRSLDALERAEEALKIFLDKKLYREAVNAAEVVGDIKFFRERFEEALKPYKMALDICEEFEDEISAALIAEKIIFVYQKMGEAQKALPYLYRCLEIAEKYSDAHRAARMMAGIGDVKKLGGEIDAAREAYEIALKIYKGLGARDQAKLVEEALASLSDKLGSGETTS; the protein is encoded by the coding sequence ATGGACGAAGAAAAAATTCAAGAAAAATTAAAAGAACTTCACAACAAGGCCCAGGTCCCTGAGGAAGAACTTGATGATGAAACCAAAGCGCGCAAATGGCTTGAGGAAGCCAAAGTTATGTGGGGCCAAGGCAGAAGCCTTGATGCCCTTGAAAGGGCTGAAGAGGCCCTAAAAATTTTCCTCGATAAAAAACTTTACCGGGAGGCTGTTAACGCCGCAGAGGTTGTTGGCGACATAAAGTTTTTCCGTGAAAGATTTGAAGAAGCCCTTAAGCCTTACAAAATGGCCTTAGATATTTGCGAAGAATTTGAAGACGAAATAAGCGCGGCTCTGATCGCAGAAAAAATCATTTTTGTTTACCAAAAGATGGGCGAAGCCCAAAAGGCCCTGCCCTATCTTTACCGCTGCCTTGAAATTGCTGAAAAATATAGCGATGCTCACCGGGCCGCGCGCATGATGGCAGGGATCGGAGACGTCAAAAAACTTGGCGGAGAGATAGACGCGGCACGTGAGGCTTACGAAATCGCCTTAAAAATTTATAAAGGCCTTGGGGCCCGCGACCAAGCTAAATTAGTGGAAGAGGCTTTGGCTTCACTTAGTGACAAACTGGGCTCCGGGGAAACGACCTCGTAA
- a CDS encoding FmdB family zinc ribbon protein — protein MPIYEFVCEDCQHEFEVLLKSREEIDSVRCQKCESPRVKRLMSVTGAVITGSGSSSKPSLSTQKCDTGTCAHLNLPGYTK, from the coding sequence ATGCCTATTTATGAATTTGTTTGCGAGGATTGTCAGCACGAGTTTGAAGTTCTTCTGAAGAGCCGTGAGGAGATAGACTCTGTTCGTTGCCAAAAGTGCGAAAGTCCTCGCGTAAAGCGCCTTATGAGTGTTACCGGTGCGGTAATAACTGGTTCGGGAAGTTCCTCAAAGCCAAGTCTTTCCACCCAAAAATGTGATACAGGTACTTGTGCACATCTTAACCTTCCTGGCTATACTAAATAA
- a CDS encoding YkgJ family cysteine cluster protein, protein MQAIWQGLTEIFGEIEAAFNETKRLYPKEVRCKPRCDDCCHALFDLSLAEAALIYRDFLRSPRKIRRDILRRVEKYERQWQRKKPSVLTPFVISAIKIRCPLLNDKRLCDLYEARPATCRLYGIPVQIAGETFVCGYSGFEPGKTYPTVFFEKVLERLSALSEKMAPEGGKVRVPLPAALRGRFPGAQFVTK, encoded by the coding sequence ATGCAAGCTATCTGGCAGGGACTTACAGAAATATTTGGCGAAATAGAAGCTGCCTTTAACGAGACCAAAAGGCTTTATCCTAAAGAAGTGCGCTGTAAACCCCGGTGTGATGACTGCTGTCATGCTCTTTTCGATTTATCCCTGGCAGAAGCAGCTCTTATTTACCGGGACTTTTTAAGAAGCCCGCGTAAGATTCGGCGTGATATTCTGAGGCGGGTTGAAAAGTACGAAAGGCAGTGGCAACGTAAAAAGCCTTCGGTGCTTACGCCCTTTGTGATTTCCGCCATTAAAATTCGCTGCCCGCTCCTTAACGATAAACGCCTGTGTGATCTTTATGAGGCGCGTCCTGCGACCTGCCGTTTATATGGTATCCCGGTCCAGATTGCCGGAGAAACATTCGTGTGTGGCTACTCTGGCTTTGAACCCGGGAAAACTTATCCCACGGTGTTTTTCGAGAAAGTCTTGGAAAGACTTAGCGCTTTATCTGAGAAAATGGCTCCCGAAGGGGGAAAGGTAAGGGTCCCCCTTCCAGCGGCTTTACGAGGTCGTTTCCCCGGAGCCCAGTTTGTCACTAAGTGA
- the aroC gene encoding chorismate synthase, translating into MPGNTFGQIFRVTTFGESHGPALGAVIDGCPPGLSLDEAYIQEELDRRRPGKSLAETPRKEKDKVHILSGVFEGKTTGCPIALVIYNEDARPGAYEEIKDLFRPGHGDATYFWKYGLRDWRGGGRSSGRETAARVAAGAVAKRLLQEFGIEVIAYTLALGGVKAKRKDLSFVYQNRFFCPDQDMVEKMEERIKEVRAMGDSVGGIVEIVARGVPAGLGEPVFDKLDADLAKALMSIGAVKGVEIGAGFGAAEMLGSENNDELTPKGFKTNNAGGILAGISNGDEIIARVAVKPIPSISKEQETIDINMKPRKIKVGGRHDASAIPRIVPVCQAMVRLVLADHLLRQLSLGHFARWTKYPFGSEKNA; encoded by the coding sequence ATGCCTGGCAATACCTTCGGCCAAATTTTTCGAGTAACAACCTTTGGGGAGTCACACGGCCCGGCCTTAGGGGCAGTGATCGACGGCTGCCCTCCAGGGCTTTCCCTTGATGAAGCCTATATCCAGGAAGAATTAGATCGCAGAAGGCCGGGGAAGTCTCTGGCAGAAACCCCTCGCAAGGAAAAAGACAAAGTGCATATTCTTTCAGGGGTCTTTGAAGGGAAAACCACAGGGTGCCCCATCGCGCTTGTCATCTATAACGAAGACGCAAGGCCCGGAGCTTACGAAGAAATAAAAGATCTTTTCCGCCCTGGCCATGGGGATGCCACTTATTTCTGGAAGTACGGCTTAAGGGATTGGCGTGGAGGCGGAAGGTCAAGCGGACGTGAAACTGCCGCCCGGGTGGCAGCAGGAGCGGTGGCCAAAAGGCTTCTTCAAGAATTCGGTATCGAAGTCATCGCCTACACCCTTGCCCTTGGGGGCGTAAAAGCCAAGCGCAAAGACCTTTCTTTTGTGTATCAAAATAGATTTTTTTGCCCTGACCAGGATATGGTCGAAAAGATGGAAGAGAGGATAAAGGAAGTGCGTGCTATGGGAGACTCCGTGGGAGGAATCGTTGAAATCGTGGCCAGAGGTGTCCCCGCCGGCCTTGGTGAGCCTGTATTTGACAAGTTAGATGCAGATCTTGCCAAGGCGCTTATGAGCATAGGTGCGGTCAAAGGGGTTGAGATTGGCGCAGGATTTGGTGCAGCAGAGATGCTTGGCTCAGAAAATAACGACGAACTAACCCCAAAGGGGTTTAAGACTAACAATGCAGGGGGAATTTTGGCCGGCATCTCTAATGGAGATGAAATAATTGCCCGTGTGGCGGTAAAACCGATACCAAGCATTAGCAAAGAGCAAGAAACAATAGACATAAACATGAAACCTCGAAAGATAAAGGTTGGCGGAAGGCATGATGCCTCTGCTATTCCGAGAATAGTTCCTGTTTGCCAGGCTATGGTGCGCTTGGTGCTTGCAGATCATCTCCTAAGGCAATTAAGCCTTGGTCATTTTGCGAGATGGACCAAGTACCCCTTTGGGAGCGAAAAAAATGCCTAA